Genomic DNA from Corynebacterium kroppenstedtii:
ACAGGCGGACCCCGGTACTTTGGCCGCCACGTGGGAAAATGAGACCACCGCACTGATCGAAGAAGCACGAGCCGCCTACGTGAGCCACACCGATGTTCCCCTCGGTTTGGAGTTGACGACCTCGGAAATGATGCTAGCTTCAGCTGACCCCGAAGCATTTGCGCGTCGTCGTGCTCGGCCAGTGCCCTTCAAACCCAACCCATACGCCAAGAGAGGCACGGCATTTCATAACTGGTTGGAGGCAGAGCTGGGCGGTGCCTCTGCGCTCATCGACGATGATGAATTGCTAGGCGCAATGGAGGATAGCGACGACGATATTCCTATCTCTCAGCCCGAACTCGATCACCTCAAAAAAGCATTTATGAAGTCACCATGGGCTGGGAAAACAGCGTGGGACGTTGAACGCCCATTTACTCTGAATCTGGGAGGCTACTTCATCCGTGGCCGCATGGATGCCATCTTCAAGAGCGAGAAGAATGGCACACCAGAATGGTTCATCGTCGACTGGAAGACTGGTAAGAAACCTACTGGTCAAGATATGAAAAGAGCAGAGATCCAACTTGCGATGTATAAAGAAGCTCTGCGCCGACAGTTAGCTGACACAGGTACACCGAACGCCACTATCAGGGCAGCTTTTCACTACGTCAGGCTTAACGAGACCTACGAACCCACTGACTTACCATCCCCGGACGAACTCGCTCAGAGTGTCCTTTCTACACTGGACGACTCAGATAATGAACAATCTGGCGATAGTATGCAGTGAGTAACCGTGTGAACGTGCGACGTAATGGGGGAGGACAGTTTGCACCTGTCCCTGAAATTAGCCACGTTCCAAACCAGCACACCGACCACCAGCGAGTAAGGAGAATGAAACGCCATGCGGGTGATACATAATGCGTGAGCGCTTCAAAGTGCGCGGGGATCAGGCACCCCTCAACAATTTGCCCGTGCATGCGCTGGTCAACATCGTCCGGATTCCCTCGCAAGCACCCTTGAGTCCTTGGTGGCTGATCGTTCGTCGATTCTTCTATGCGCTGGTCCTGCTCCTTGTAGCATCGGTCATTTGTTGGTTGGACAAAGACGGGTACTCAGAGCACCTGACGTTCATCGATGCGCTGTACTATTCCACTGTTTCCTTGACAACAACAGGGTACGGCGACATCACACCCGTCACAGAAAACGCGCGCATTGTCAACATCCTGGTCATCACACCAATGCGTATCGTATTCCTGGTCTTATTGGTCGGTACGACACTGTCCGTCTTAACCGAAGCATCCCGTCGAGCATTACAAATCCAAAGGTGGAGGAGACACTTGCGTAACCATACCGTCGTCGTCGGCTACGGCACCAAAGGCCGATCCGCCGTCTCTGCCCTCGTTGAAGACGGGGTTCCCCCGAGCCAGATCGTCGTCGTCGACACCGACAAAGATTCTCTGGCCGCCGCCGAAAACAGAGGCCTCGTGACAGTCAACGGGTCCGCCACCAAAGCCGATGTCCTCCGCCTAGCAGGTGTATCACGGGCCCGGTCCGTGGTTGTCGCACCCAACATGGACGACACCGCCGTCCTCGTCACGCTATCGGTCCGTGAAATTGCGCCCTCCGCCACTATCGTGGCCAGTGTCCGCGAATCAGAAAACGTCCACTTGGTGCGACAATCGGGCGCAGACTCAGTTGTTATTTCCTCCGAAACCGCGGGCCGAATGTTGGGCTTGGCCACGATGACCCCCTCCGTTGTTGAGATGATGGAAGACCTCCTCAGCCCCGATGAAGGATTCTCCATCGCTGAGCGCGTCGTACGAGACGACGAAGTCGGCGGCCACCCAAGAAACCTCTCCGACATCGTGCTCGGTGTGGTGCGCTCCGGCGAGCTGTACCGCATCGATTCCCCCGAAGCCAACGTCGTCGAACAGGGCGACCGGTTGCTCTACGTGCGGCGCGTGTATCCCGCCGAAGGCAGCGACGGACAGGCAAATACCCCACGCAACCCCAGCGCGAAAAATGTGAAACCCCGCAAGTCCGGGGCGGAAAAGAAGTAGCAAGCTTCTACGACGATGGCCAACCATGGGAAGGAGAAGGATGGCCCCTTATCGTAGCCCCCGCAATGGGGCAGGGAATCGCCTTAACCTCTCACTCGAGGAACTCGATTCCGACCAATATGAAGCTGCAACTGCCCCACGAGGCCCCCTCGCCATCGTCGCCGGAGCAGGAACCGGCAAAACACGCACGATCACCCATCGCATCGCATATCTGATAAATCAAGGATTTGTTACTCCACAACAAGTCCATGCCGTCACCTTCACCACCAAAGCTGCCGAGGAAATGAGAGAACGCCTCCGCATCATGGGCGCAGGCGCAGTCCAAGCACGAACATTCCACGCTGCAGCCCGCAAACAGCTCTCCTACTTCTGGCCACGAATAGCAGGCGACCTGCCGTGGAGAATCCTCGATGACAAATTCCGCATGGTGTCCAGGGCACTTCGCCACACCGGAATCAAAGCCGGGAAAGAGACCATCCGCGACGTCATCGGTGAAATCGAATGGTCCAAAGCTAGGCTGATTTCCGCCGCCGACTACGAAAAACGTGTCGAACAACTCCACCGTGAGCCCCCCATTGCGGCAGACAAAGTTGCCGACGCGTACCGCGTCTACGAAGACATTAAGGCGACACCGGAAGGCGTCTTCCTCGATTTCGACGACCTTCTTCTCTACGTCGCCGGTGCAATGGAAAACCTGCCGGAAGTCGCAGAGGAATTCCGCGCACGATACCGAAGCTTCGTGGTCGACGAATTCCAGGACGTCACGCCCCTGCAACAACGCGTGTTAGACGGGTGGTTAGGAGACCGCGACGATATCACCGTCGTTGGAGACGCAAACCAAACGATCTACTCGTTCACTGGCGCCGATCCATCATTTCTACTTCGGTTCCCCCAACGCTTCGAGAATGCCACCGTCGTCCGGTTGCAGCGCGATTACCGCTCCACGCCTCAAGTGGTCGGCCTGGCCAACAAAGTTATTTCTCAGTCACGCGACGGAGTATCAACGGCGGATTTCACACTCGAAGGGCAACGCCCCGCCGGCCCGGAGCCCGTCTTTGAAGAATTCGACGACGAATCCCTGGAAGCCGCCGTCGTCGCGCGCAGAATTCGCCGGCTCATTGAATCCGGCGCTCCGCCGTCGGAAATAGCAATACTGTTCCGGCTCAATGCGCAATCGGAAAAATTTGAGCACGCCCTGGATGAAGCCAACATCCCGCACCATGTCCGCGGTGGAAAGAGCTTCTTCGACCGCTCTGAGATCACCGGTTCACTGGCAGCCTTAGAGCGTCTGGCCAGTGCTCACATGGAGTCGGGGACTATTCACACCGGCGATGCGCTGGTTTCGGACATCAAGGCCGTGTTGGCTCGCCAAGGACTGTCCGCCCAAGCCCCGGCCGGAGAGCGGGCACGCGAGCGGTGGGAATCGTTATCCTCCCTCTACCACCTGATCGCGGATATTGTTCACGCCTCGCCCGGCGCGGACATGCCCGCCGTGATGAGCATCCTCCGCGAGCGCGCCCAATCGAACCGGCCCCCAGCTGGGGTAGAAGGCGTCACCCTGGCGACGATCCACGCTGCAAAAGGCCTGGAGTGGGACGCCGTATTTGTCGTTGGCCTTGTGGAAGGAACACTACCCATCCGGCAGGCTATCGCCCTGGGATCGTCGGCAATCGAAGAAGAACGCCGATTACTGTATGTGGCGGTGACCCGTGCGCGTGAGCATCTGCAACTGAGCTGGTCGCTGGCACGCGAGTCAGGGGGCAGGGCATCCCGGAAACGCACGCGGTTCCTTGACAGCATCGCCCCGACGTCGAAGAGTTCGGCTGACCACCAGCGGAAAAGGAAGCGTAGTTCACGCTTGTGCTCGGAGTGTGGGGCCACGCTACAAACCCCAGCCGAGAAGGTGATGGGGCATTGCAGCAGGTGTGGCAACGACGTCGACGCCAACCTTGTTGACGCTCTGCAGCGCTGGAGGCTAAGGCGCGCGCACCAGCAGGGAACGCCTAGCTACACCGTGTTCAGTAATGCCACCATGATGGCCATTGCAGAGCGGCAACCATCCACCGCACAAGAACTCCTGGACATCAGCGGCATTGGCCCCGCGAAACTGGAACTCTACGGGGACGATATTCTCCGCATCATCGCTGATTCAACATAAGGCGGAGGATTAAGAAGGGGGTTGACGTAACCAGCCAACGGTGATGTCAGATCACCGCGCTGTTACAGCCAGCGCGGACCGATAATGCCGCACACAGGGCAATGAGGGTCTCTGGCAATCGGCGACCGCACGACCTCCAACGTCCGAGGATTCATACTTATCGACGCGCCCACCGTCGGCGGGGTCGGGAGCGACGGAAGAGCGAGCCAGTCACTAAAGACCGACCACTGCGCCGAGATGATCCCGCGGGCGACAGTGACCATCTCGTACGTGAGCGTTAGCGTGCCAGCACTGCGGCCAGAAATCGCCTCGTTGACCAGATCAGGAGACGCCGTCGCCATATGCATACACAGCGGGCACCCGCTGGCATTGCCGACTAGATGTGCGGATGACCCGGTCATGGCAGGGCCAATCCTGAGCGCACCATCACGAATGGTCACGAATAAATACGGCTCATCGACGCTGGCCAGCAGACCGGGGGAAGGTACAGCCACCGCAACGATACTCGCCCGAGGGGTGGTGCGTTCCGAATCCCGTGGTTCATTCGGCTCAGGCAGGTCCGTGTCGGACGCCAGCGCCCCGCCGGTAGTCTCAACAACGTTGGGCGAAAGGGTGCGCTGACCGGGAAATATATCGGCAAGTACGTGCGACAATGGCTCTACAGCAATGATCCTGTGTGGGGGCGTGACGCTCGTTCTGCTTTGCCCGGGGCGGACATTTCCAGCAACTAGCAGGGGAGTGCGCAGGAGTTCGTCGATAAGGGTGAGTGCGAACGATGAAGACACCACCCGCTCGATTCTGCCGATAATTGCCGACGTCGGTTGCGGCGATGAACAAGCGAGGAGTGCCCGGGCGACGCGCTGGGCGGTGGGTCGGTCGGCCATGGGAATGACTACCGCCGTAGAGGTGTCTGCACCGACGCGAAGCCACCCGTCGGGTTGAACAAAAACGCGGGTCCCGGATGATAAGCAGATAGTGTGTGGCCACCGCACGGTGCCCCCTTGGTTTTGTGAACGATTCATTGATCTGGATTTCCCCGGCTGTGCTCTGCGGCACAGTGCTATGTGTAGTGTACCGGCACCCCCTTGGCCACACTGTAGAGTGAAACTATGCCCCCCAGAGTCAAGCGAGACGTCGCTACGGTCGTGGAGGACTTTGCGCCAGAGGTAGAAATACGTCTGTCGTCGCGGAGGAAGAAAACATTGTCCGCCCGCCGAGAGTCTGGTCGGATCGTCGTCATGGCACCGGCGAGAATGTCGGCCGCAGCGTTGCGTGATTCTGTTGAGTCCCTTGTTCGTAGGGTGGAAAAGAAATCGTCCGTCGCGGATAAGTCAGATGACGATCTCCACCGGCGGGCCCGTCGTCTGAATGCGAAATATTTGGAAAACCGTGCGGAATGGACGGATATTCGGTGGGTGACCAATATGGAGCGTCGGTGGGCTTCATGTTCCACGGATACGGGGAGAATTCGGATTAGTCATTACCTGAAGGACGTTCCCGATTACGTCCTTGACCAGGTTATTGTTCATGAGCTAGTGCATACCTTCATTCCGAACCACTCGGCAGAATTTTACGCGTGGGCGCACCGCATTGATTATTGGGAGCGCGCTGATGGGTACTTGGAGGCTTACCAGCGGTGGGGCCGCGGAGGTAGACAGTCCTCGTAGTAACGACGACGATCCGCGCCGAGTCCAAAGGATGGACTAGTTGAAAGGCGGCCTAAGCGGTGCGTCCGGTGTGGCGTCGAGCACTAAGCCCCGTCATGATCATTTGTGTGGCCAGAATGGCGCCGACCCCTTCACCGCACCGGAAACGAAGAGCAAGCAAAGGCTCCAACCCCAAGTGCGTAATGACAGTGCGATGAGCTTTTTCCCGGCTCACATGAGCCGCGACCAGATGCGATTGGACCGCGGGATTAATCTGCACCGCAGCCAACGCGGCCACAGAAATGGCGAGTCCATCGAGGACGACGACGTGGTTATTGTCCAACGCCCCCAAGCACAATCCCGTCGTGACCGCGAACTCAGGACCACCGAACTCAGCAAGAGCATCAATCGGGGAGGAAGGATGAACGCGCGATAAAGCTTGCCGGGCCACCTCACGTTTCCGCTCCATCATGGAAGTATCGGAGTGGGCGCCAATGCCGACGGCATCGTTCACATCAAGCCCGGTGAAATGCGCTGCCACAATGGAGGCAGGAGTGGTGTTCCCGATTCCAACCTCACCGACGGCAAACAGCGTGGGTTCAGTGAATTCGCCGGCTAGTTTCCGGCCATAGTCAACAAACGCGCGGGTATCCGCAGCGGATAGGGCCGGGGCTGTAGCGATATCCCCACGCGCATCGTGAGCGTGGACATAACGAATAGGATGGGCACAATCGTTGCGTCCTTCGCGACATTTACGGTTCCGCTGGTCACCGTGGCTTGAATCGCCCTCAATACCCGCGTCAATAAGAAGCGACGGGATTCCTGCCCCAGCTGCCGTCGTCACACCCAGGCTTTCTCCAACGGCTGACGCGTCCATAATTTCCCGCGTGACGGACGGCGAAAATGATGAGACACCATGCGCTGTCACGGGATGGTCAGCCCCGATAAGAATGTGCTGGGCGTTATGTATATCACCGACCGCGGCAACTTTGTCCATGGTCGTATCCAGGATGCCCAGCGAACCGGGAGGGGTGAGAAGCCGGTCGGAAGAATCGTGAGCTGCGACAACATGCGCCTGATCTGGCATATGGCCGTCATCGGGCGTCGCGATCGCATTTGCTGGTGACTCGGCTCCGTCGCGCCACCCATTCCGCATAATGAGGTTCTCAACGGGAAGTTTCTTGGACCACGCACGCCGCTCGAGCCCAGGCGACGGCGGGCGCTCGTCCGGCCACCCCATGCACATCCACCCCAGCGTTTCAACCCCCTCGGGCAGATGCAGCAGCTCGGCCAGGTCATCGGGGCGGAATAGTGTCACCCACCCCATACCGAGCCCATAGGCCCTCGCGGTCAACCACATGTTCTCGATGGCTGCCGCGCAACTCCACAGGTCGGTATCAACAAAAGTGTTGCGCCCCAAGACCCCGGACGCTGGGGTTCGCCGATCACAGGCGACCACAATTCCCAGCGGTGCCTCCTTAATCCCGTCGAGTTGCAGGTCAAGCAGCCGCTGTTTCCTATCGGGTGTCAGCAGCTCGGCTTGTTTTAGCTTTTCGACGTCGGCCAGCATGGCGGCTTTATCGCGAAGAGCGGGATCATCGACGATGATGAACCGCCATGGCTGGCTATGTCCGACGCTAGGTGCAGCATGGCCAGCGTCGATGACAGTTCGGACAAGGTGGTCAGGCACCGGTTCTGAGCGGTAGCGGCGTATATCGCGTCGTGCTCCAATAACGCGGTCCAACGCAGCGCGCACGTCCTCTGGCAACGCCCATCCGTCTGGTTTTTCAGCGCGCTCGGTGGCTGAGGTTGTATCGCCTATGACGGGGGTCGGGCGCTCCCATCGACGGTCGTTATTCATGTGCTGCTTGTCTTCCGCTGTGAATATCTAGTGTGAGTATGTCGTGCGAGTGTCTATTTGTCGTCGTCGCCGGACCCATCGGTGTTGTCTTCATCACCGCCACTCGAGCCCTTCCCGCGGGTAGAACCATCCTCGTCTGCATCATCGCCATCACTAGGTGTGTTACCGGACTGTTCATTGAGTTCACGCTCTAATTTTTCAATTTCGCTAATAGGGTTGAACTCGTCGTCGTCCGATTCTCCCAGAATGCCGTCGATGAATTCGGCCGGATGGGCGATATCGTCAGCCGTGGGAAGGAAATCGGGGTGGTCCCACACATGGTCACGTCGATCAATACCCACCGCAACAGTGAGCCGCCGCCACAGTTCTGCCGCTTCGTCGGCGTGGCTAGCAGAGAAGTCCAGTCCGGTGTTCCCCGCCATGTTTTCCAATCCGGGTTTCATCGCGCGCCGGGCTGACCAGGATTTTTGGATTGACTCCATGACCGGGATGCGGTCGAAGAGAGCGTCGGCAAGAACGTTGTCCACCCAGCCTTCAACGAGGGACAGCATGGTGTCTAACTGGATGCCCGCGTGCTCATTCGAGGCGACAATTTGGGGCGAGAGATCCATGTTTTGAATCTGCTGGAACATGTCTTGCATCCGCGATGGGTCCGAGAGTGCCTCGGGGTCAATGGACCGGGAGGCTTCTTCCATCGCGGACGTATCCAGCGACAGTCCACGTGAATACGTTTCGACGGCGAGAAGCAGACGCTCTTCGAGCCACGGAACGTAGGCGAATAGTCGCTGGTGGGCTAGTTCCCGTGCGCACAGGTAAATAAGCACCTCACGCTTGGGTTTGTTAAATTCCTCGGCAAGAGTGCTCAGCTGGCCAGTGAGCAGTGCGCTGCCATGCTTCTCATCTAAGGAGAACCCCCACTCGGAGACGCTCGTGACAGAGGTGGCAATATCCCCCAAGATGCGTCCCAGTTGCATCCCCATGTTCATGCCACCGACCTGGGCTAACATGCCGAGCAGCGAACCAGCCATCTGCTTCGCTTCTTCGGGGAGGGCATCCTTTTGTGCTTCATTAAGGCTTTCTGCCACAGGATTTATAAAGCGCTTCCAGGTGGGGAGCGTGCGGGACAGCCACTCCGACGGATCCCATACTTCAGGGATTTTTCCGTTGCTCGGCAGGATCGTCGCATTGCTGAGCCACAATTCAACCAGGCTCGTGGAATCTTCGACAGCCTTCTGATCAGACTGTCGGACAGGTGCCGGATTGGATTGCTTAATGGTCTGGCGGGCAATCTTATCGGCCATCGCAAAATTGATGGGGCCTTTGGCATCAGGGGAGTTCATCGAAGACCCCATCCCAGACAGCATCGTCCCGAACTGGCTAAGAATGTCACCTAAACCGCCCTGACCAGAGGATCCACTTACAGCGAAACCGCCGGGAAATGCGCTAAAACCGGGTATATCGCCACCCGAGCCACCACCCATATTGAAGAATGCCTCAAAGGGGTTACCGCTGCCACCAGGGGAGTTGCCGCCATCATTGCCTTCGTGGCGTTCATTGCCGCTATCCCCGCGACCACTGTTTCCGCTAGAAGGATTGCCCTGGCCGCTATCGCCGTTCTGGTTATTGTTGTTCTTGTCGCTGTGGTCGTTACCGTCGTTACCGTCGTTGTTGTCGTTATTGTTCGAAGAAAAACCGAAACCGTGGTTACTCATACCCTCTACGGTACCGGCTTTGGAAAGCATCTCTCCACATGCTAATAGCGAACGGCCGTCGTCGTTGCTGGTGCGGCATCCGGTACGCTTGATCGCTGTGAGTCTGCGCAACAAGACAATTATTCTCGGTGCAATTCCCGTGGTTGCGTCTGCTGTTGCACTGAGTTTGACGGAAATCCCCGGCACCTCGATTGATCTTTCTGTGCCCTATGCTGCAGAAGGTCCTGGTCCGACATTTAATACGCTGGGCACAACGGGCGGTAAGAGTGTCGTCGACATTTCGGGAACAAAAACCTATCCGACGTCCGGCCATTTGAATATGACCACGGTGTCTGTTCGTCATGGCATGTCGCTGCCACAGGCGATTACTCGGTGGGCAACAACGAACGACACACTGGTTCCGATTGAGCAGATTTTCCCCTCCAATCAGTCGCCGGAGGAAGTGAATAAGGAAAATCAGGCCGCGTTTGCGTCGTCGGAAAATAATGCGACGTCCGCAGCGATGAAGTACCTTCATCGACCGATGGCGGTCACGGTGATGTCCCAGCCCGAGGGGTCCGATCAGATCCATAAGGGGGACATCATTGAGGGGATCGATGGCAAGAAAATCGACCAGCCACAGGATCTGGTCAAGGTTGTACGTGACCATAAAGTGGGAGATCAGGTCACCCTTCAGGTTCAGCGTGACGGCAAATCCGAGGACGTCTCCGTTCCCGTGCGACAAGGGGAGTCTGATGACACTCCGATTTTGGGCATCACCATCAAACAAGAGCC
This window encodes:
- a CDS encoding zinc-dependent metalloprotease, encoding MSNHGFGFSSNNNDNNDGNDGNDHSDKNNNNQNGDSGQGNPSSGNSGRGDSGNERHEGNDGGNSPGGSGNPFEAFFNMGGGSGGDIPGFSAFPGGFAVSGSSGQGGLGDILSQFGTMLSGMGSSMNSPDAKGPINFAMADKIARQTIKQSNPAPVRQSDQKAVEDSTSLVELWLSNATILPSNGKIPEVWDPSEWLSRTLPTWKRFINPVAESLNEAQKDALPEEAKQMAGSLLGMLAQVGGMNMGMQLGRILGDIATSVTSVSEWGFSLDEKHGSALLTGQLSTLAEEFNKPKREVLIYLCARELAHQRLFAYVPWLEERLLLAVETYSRGLSLDTSAMEEASRSIDPEALSDPSRMQDMFQQIQNMDLSPQIVASNEHAGIQLDTMLSLVEGWVDNVLADALFDRIPVMESIQKSWSARRAMKPGLENMAGNTGLDFSASHADEAAELWRRLTVAVGIDRRDHVWDHPDFLPTADDIAHPAEFIDGILGESDDDEFNPISEIEKLERELNEQSGNTPSDGDDADEDGSTRGKGSSGGDEDNTDGSGDDDK
- a CDS encoding YlbL family protein: MSLRNKTIILGAIPVVASAVALSLTEIPGTSIDLSVPYAAEGPGPTFNTLGTTGGKSVVDISGTKTYPTSGHLNMTTVSVRHGMSLPQAITRWATTNDTLVPIEQIFPSNQSPEEVNKENQAAFASSENNATSAAMKYLHRPMAVTVMSQPEGSDQIHKGDIIEGIDGKKIDQPQDLVKVVRDHKVGDQVTLQVQRDGKSEDVSVPVRQGESDDTPILGITIKQEPADGTTIDYHLDDIGGPSAGLMFTLAVVDKLTPDNLTDGKFIAGTGTIDANGDVGPIGGVSHKIDAAKKAGATMFMTPSDNCTEALSGDHDGVVLAKVNNLSDAVAALKEVKAGKKPKSCSE
- the bluB gene encoding 5,6-dimethylbenzimidazole synthase; protein product: MNNDRRWERPTPVIGDTTSATERAEKPDGWALPEDVRAALDRVIGARRDIRRYRSEPVPDHLVRTVIDAGHAAPSVGHSQPWRFIIVDDPALRDKAAMLADVEKLKQAELLTPDRKQRLLDLQLDGIKEAPLGIVVACDRRTPASGVLGRNTFVDTDLWSCAAAIENMWLTARAYGLGMGWVTLFRPDDLAELLHLPEGVETLGWMCMGWPDERPPSPGLERRAWSKKLPVENLIMRNGWRDGAESPANAIATPDDGHMPDQAHVVAAHDSSDRLLTPPGSLGILDTTMDKVAAVGDIHNAQHILIGADHPVTAHGVSSFSPSVTREIMDASAVGESLGVTTAAGAGIPSLLIDAGIEGDSSHGDQRNRKCREGRNDCAHPIRYVHAHDARGDIATAPALSAADTRAFVDYGRKLAGEFTEPTLFAVGEVGIGNTTPASIVAAHFTGLDVNDAVGIGAHSDTSMMERKREVARQALSRVHPSSPIDALAEFGGPEFAVTTGLCLGALDNNHVVVLDGLAISVAALAAVQINPAVQSHLVAAHVSREKAHRTVITHLGLEPLLALRFRCGEGVGAILATQMIMTGLSARRHTGRTA
- a CDS encoding UvrD-helicase domain-containing protein, giving the protein MAPYRSPRNGAGNRLNLSLEELDSDQYEAATAPRGPLAIVAGAGTGKTRTITHRIAYLINQGFVTPQQVHAVTFTTKAAEEMRERLRIMGAGAVQARTFHAAARKQLSYFWPRIAGDLPWRILDDKFRMVSRALRHTGIKAGKETIRDVIGEIEWSKARLISAADYEKRVEQLHREPPIAADKVADAYRVYEDIKATPEGVFLDFDDLLLYVAGAMENLPEVAEEFRARYRSFVVDEFQDVTPLQQRVLDGWLGDRDDITVVGDANQTIYSFTGADPSFLLRFPQRFENATVVRLQRDYRSTPQVVGLANKVISQSRDGVSTADFTLEGQRPAGPEPVFEEFDDESLEAAVVARRIRRLIESGAPPSEIAILFRLNAQSEKFEHALDEANIPHHVRGGKSFFDRSEITGSLAALERLASAHMESGTIHTGDALVSDIKAVLARQGLSAQAPAGERARERWESLSSLYHLIADIVHASPGADMPAVMSILRERAQSNRPPAGVEGVTLATIHAAKGLEWDAVFVVGLVEGTLPIRQAIALGSSAIEEERRLLYVAVTRAREHLQLSWSLARESGGRASRKRTRFLDSIAPTSKSSADHQRKRKRSSRLCSECGATLQTPAEKVMGHCSRCGNDVDANLVDALQRWRLRRAHQQGTPSYTVFSNATMMAIAERQPSTAQELLDISGIGPAKLELYGDDILRIIADST
- a CDS encoding M48 metallopeptidase family protein; this translates as MPPRVKRDVATVVEDFAPEVEIRLSSRRKKTLSARRESGRIVVMAPARMSAAALRDSVESLVRRVEKKSSVADKSDDDLHRRARRLNAKYLENRAEWTDIRWVTNMERRWASCSTDTGRIRISHYLKDVPDYVLDQVIVHELVHTFIPNHSAEFYAWAHRIDYWERADGYLEAYQRWGRGGRQSS
- a CDS encoding potassium channel family protein, with the protein product MRERFKVRGDQAPLNNLPVHALVNIVRIPSQAPLSPWWLIVRRFFYALVLLLVASVICWLDKDGYSEHLTFIDALYYSTVSLTTTGYGDITPVTENARIVNILVITPMRIVFLVLLVGTTLSVLTEASRRALQIQRWRRHLRNHTVVVGYGTKGRSAVSALVEDGVPPSQIVVVDTDKDSLAAAENRGLVTVNGSATKADVLRLAGVSRARSVVVAPNMDDTAVLVTLSVREIAPSATIVASVRESENVHLVRQSGADSVVISSETAGRMLGLATMTPSVVEMMEDLLSPDEGFSIAERVVRDDEVGGHPRNLSDIVLGVVRSGELYRIDSPEANVVEQGDRLLYVRRVYPAEGSDGQANTPRNPSAKNVKPRKSGAEKK